In the Nocardia asteroides genome, AGACCCCGGCGGTGACCGCGCGGCTGCGCGGGCTGCGCGCGCTCGGCCCCGCCGAGATCGAGGTCATCGCCTGCGATATCGCCGACCCCGGCGCCGTGGCCGCGCTCGCCGATCGCCTCGCGACGGTCGGGGCGCTGGTGCACGCCGCCGCCGACAATGCGGCGATCGGCCCGGGTGGGCTCACCGACATCACCGCCGACCAGGTCGAGCGGGCCGTGCGCGGCCGGGTGCTCGGGCTCGAGCTGGTGCTGGAGCGGCTGGCGCCGGAGTGCGAGATCGTGCTCTGCTCCTCGCTCGCCGCCACCATCGGCGGCCGCGGCACCGTGCTGTACGCGGCCGCCAACCGCCTGGTGGACGCACTCGCCAAGCGGTACCGCGCGAGCGGCAGGCACTGCGTGGCCGTGCAGTGGGGGCAGTGGGCGGTCTTCCGCGGCAGCGGGGACGCCGAGCTGGCCGGGCTCGCAGAGGTCGGCTACCTGCCGATGGAATCGGCCGACGCGCTCGCACTCGGCCTCGGCGGGCTGCGCACCGACGCCGCGGTCGCCGCCTTCGACTGGGAGCGCGGCCGGAACATACTCGGCGCCTTCGGATACGGTCCGCTGCTCGCCGACCTGAACACCCCGGTTGCCGCCGCCAGCCCCGAGCACGCTGCTGACCCCGCACACGCTGCTGACCCCGCACACGCTGCTGAGCCCGCACCGGTCGCTGGGCCTACGGCTGATGTCGCAGCGCACGTTGCCACCTTGCTGGCCGGAATCATCGGCGCCGACGATCCCAGCTCCATCGACGGCACCCGCCCGCTGGTCGCCATCGGCCTCGACTCGCTACAGGCGCTCGCACTACGCAGGCAGGTCGCGAGCACCTTCGACGCAGACATACCGGTGTCGGAGCTGATCGGCGGGGCATCGCTGAACGACGTCATCCGGCTCATCGGCGTACCCGCCGCCACCTCGGCCGCGGCCCCGGCAGCACGGTCCGACGCCCCGGCCTCGGCGGCACCGGCCCGTGCCGCCCGGTCCACCCCGGATTTCGCGGCCACCCCGGACCTCACCCCCGCCGAACGCCTCACCAGGGCGAAAGCGGCGGCCCAGCTCGCGGTCCCGACCGACTTCGACGAGAACACCTTCCACTCCGCCCGCCGCGACCTGGACCTCTTCGGCCTCCACGCCATGCTAACCACCCTGCGCCCCCACCTGTCGCACACCGAACCGCGCACCGCCGACGACCTCGCCGACCGCCTCCACTTCGCCTCCCGACACCGCTGGCTACTCCGCCAGTGGCTCCAAGCCCTCACCACCGACGGCTGCCTCACCGGCGACCGGTCCACCGGCTACCGCTACGCCCGCGAGGTCGCACCCCCGGAACGCCCCGACCTGGCACAGGTCTGCGCCGACCTCGGCTACCCCCGCCCCCTCGCCGACTTCTTCCAGTCCTCCGACGACCACCTGACCGAGCTGGTCCAGGACACCATGCGCCTCCAGGAGCTGCTCTTCCCGGACGGCCACATGACCACCGCCGAAGCCGCTTACCGGAACAACCTGAGCAGCCGATACCTGAACCTCGCCGCGGGCCGCGCGGTCGCCGACCTGGTCACCGGCATCGCACGGCGCCACACCCCGGCCCTGGTACTCGAGCTGGGCGCCGGAATCGGCGGTACCACCGACGAGGTCGCCGCGGCCCTGGACGGCCTCCCGGTCGAGTACCACTTCACCGACGTCTCCGACTTCTTCCTGACCGCCGCGAAGCACCGCTTCGCCCGCTACCCGTGGATGCGCTACGCCCTGGTCGACATGAACCGCGACCTGAAGACCCTCGCCCCCGCCGACATCGTGATCGCCGCCAACGTCCTGCACAACGCGCACGACATCGGCGTCACGCTGCGGCAACTGCACGACCTGCTGCGACCCGGCGGCGCGCTGGTCGTGCTCGAAACCTGCCACGCGCACTGCGAACAGCTCACCTCGGTGCACCTGCTCATGTCCCCGCAGCCCGGCCAACCGCACGCAGGCCTGGCCGACGTGCGCGCGGGCACCGACCGCATCTTCCTCACCGAGGACGAGTGGCGCGCCGAACTCCGCGCGGCCGGCCTCACCCCCGACCTGGTCCTGCCGCAGCGAGACCACCCGATCGCCGCCCTCGACCAGCGCGTCTTCACCGCCATCCGCGACATCGAACCGGGCAGGAAGTGAGCACCGTGGACAGCACCGGAGCCCCCGCGGCCATCGACCGGACCGAGATCACCGCCGCGATCGCGGCCGCCCTCGGCATCGAACCGGACGCGATCGACAGCGACGCCGACCTGATCGAACTCGGCCTCGACTCCATCCGGATCATGAAACTGGCGGGCGGCTGGCGCAAACGCGGCGCCGCGATCAACTTCGCCCAGCTCGCCGCCGCCCCCACCGTGGCGGCCTGGCAGGAGCTGCTCGGCGCCCACGAACCGGAGCCCCCCGCACCGGCCCCACCCGACCCCGGCGCCGACGACGAGCCCTTCCCGCTCGCGACCATGCAGCACGCCTACTGGATCGGCCGCGCCGACGAGCAGGAGCTTGGCGGCGTCGCCGCGCACCTCTACGTCGAATTCGACGGCAACTCGATCGATCCCGCCCGGCTGGAGCGGGCGGTGGCCGACCTGGTCGCCGCCCACCCCATGCTGCGCACCCGCGTCCTACCCGACGGCACCCAGCAGACACTCCCCGCACCCGGCCGCCCGGTCTTCGCCGTCACCGATCTCCGCGACCACCCGGACGCCGAAGCCGAGCTGAACCGGCTGCGCGACAGCAAGACCCACCAGCGCCTCGCCATCGAGGACGGCCAGGTGCTCGACGTCACCCTCACCCTGCGCCCCGGCGACCGCTGCCGCCTGCACCTCGACGTCGACATGATCGCGGGCGACGCCATGAGCTACCGCGTCCTCGTCGCCGAACTCGCCGAGCTCTACCACGGCGCCACCATCACCGCCCCCGGCTACACCTACCGCCGCTACCGCACCGAGCACCGGCTGGACGAGGCGACCAGGGAGCGCGACCGCCGGTGGTGGCAGCGGCGGCTGCCCGAGCTCCCCGGCGCCCCCGAACTCCCGGCGGTGCCGGTGGGCGAACGCACCGCCCCGCACCGCACCGTCCGCTACGACCACTGGCTCGCCCCCGAGGCCAAGCGGCGGTTGCTCGCCGCCGCGCACGAGCGCGGCATCACCCCGGCCATGGCGCTGGCGGCGGTCTTCGCCGACACCATCGGCGGCTGGTCCGCGCAGAGCCGCTTCCTGCTCAATGTGCCGCTCTTCCACCGCGAACCGGTGCACCCCGAGATCGACCGGGTGATCGGCGATTTCACCTCCTCGATCATGCTCGACGTGGATGTCACCGCGGAGCTGACGGTGACCGAGCGGGCGCGGGCGCTGCAGCGCGCCGTGCACGAAGCCGGCGCGCACGCCGGGTGGTCCGGGCTGGAGGTGCTGCGCGACCTCGGCAGGCAGCGCGGCGAGCCGGTGCTCGCCCCGATCGTCTACACCAGCGCGCTCAACCTCGGCGAGCTCTTCGCGGAGCGGGTCACCGAGACCTTCGGCGACCCGGTCTGGATCATCTCGCAGGGCCCGCAGGTACTGCTGGACGCGCAGGTCACCGAGGTGCGCGGGGGACTGCTGCTGAACTGGGACGTGCGCGACTCCGCCTTCCCGGCCGGGCTGGTCGACGCCATGTTCGCGCACTACACCGCCGCCGTCGCCCGGCTCGGTGCCGAGGCCGGCGGCTGGGCGGCCGGTGCCGCCCCCGCGCTCCCGGCCGCGCAGGCCGCGGTGCGGGCCGCCGTGAACGCCACCGACGGCCCGGTCAGCGGCCGCCGCCTGCACCAGGGCTTCTTCGAACACGCCGCCGCGAACCCCGCCGCACCCGCGGTGGTCGGCGAGCCGGGCTGGAGCTACGGCGCGCTCGCCAGGGCCGCGCTGGCCGTCGCGGGCGCGCTGACCGCCGCCGGGGTGCGCCCCGGCGACGCCGTCGCGGTCCAGCTGCCGAAGGGGCAGGACCAGATTCTCGCCGTGCTCGGCGTGCTCGCGGCGGGCGCCGCGTACGTGCCCATCGGCTTCGACCAGCCCACCGCGCGCCGCGCCGAAATCCTCCGCACCGCCGATGTCGCCGTCGCGCTCACCGTGCCGGGCGCCGACCTCGGCCCCGATGTCACAACCGTGGCCATCGCCGACGCCCGCACCGCGCAGCCGCTCGCGCAACCCGTGTACCCGGACCCCGAGGCCATCGCCTACGTCATCTTCACCTCCGGCTCGACCGGCAAGCCCAAGGGCGTCGACGTGCCGCACCGCGGCGCCATGAACACCATCGACGCGGTGAACGAGCACTTCGGCGTCGGCCCCGCCGACCGGGTGCTCGCGCTCTCGGCGCTGGAGTTCGACGCCTCGGTCTACGACATCTTCGGCATGTTCGCGGCGGGCGGCGCGATCGTCGCGGTCGACGCCGAGCAGCGCGCGGAGGCCACCACCTGGGTGCGGCTGCTGCGCGAGCACCGGGTCACCATCCTGAACTGCGTGCCGAGCATGCTCGACATGATCCTGGAGACCGGCGGCGACCGGCTCGGCGACGCGCTGCGCGCGGTGACGCTCGGCGGCGACTGGGTCGGCGCCGACCTGGCCCGCAGGCTGGCGAAGCAGGTGCCCGGGTGCCGCTTCGCCGGACTCGGCGGCGCGACCGAGACCTCGATCCACAACACCATCTGCGAGGTGCGCGGCGAGCCGCCCGCGCACTGGGCGACGGTGCCGTTCGGGGTGCCGCTGCGCAATGTCCGCTGCCGCGTGGTCTCGCAGGCCGGGCGGGACTGCCCGGACTGGGTTCCCGGCGAATTCTGGGTCGGCGGCGCGAACGTGGCGGCCGGGTACCGCAACGACCGGGAGCGCACCGCCGAGCGCTTCGTCGAGTACGACGGGTTGCGCTGGTAC is a window encoding:
- a CDS encoding non-ribosomal peptide synthetase, coding for MDSTGAPAAIDRTEITAAIAAALGIEPDAIDSDADLIELGLDSIRIMKLAGGWRKRGAAINFAQLAAAPTVAAWQELLGAHEPEPPAPAPPDPGADDEPFPLATMQHAYWIGRADEQELGGVAAHLYVEFDGNSIDPARLERAVADLVAAHPMLRTRVLPDGTQQTLPAPGRPVFAVTDLRDHPDAEAELNRLRDSKTHQRLAIEDGQVLDVTLTLRPGDRCRLHLDVDMIAGDAMSYRVLVAELAELYHGATITAPGYTYRRYRTEHRLDEATRERDRRWWQRRLPELPGAPELPAVPVGERTAPHRTVRYDHWLAPEAKRRLLAAAHERGITPAMALAAVFADTIGGWSAQSRFLLNVPLFHREPVHPEIDRVIGDFTSSIMLDVDVTAELTVTERARALQRAVHEAGAHAGWSGLEVLRDLGRQRGEPVLAPIVYTSALNLGELFAERVTETFGDPVWIISQGPQVLLDAQVTEVRGGLLLNWDVRDSAFPAGLVDAMFAHYTAAVARLGAEAGGWAAGAAPALPAAQAAVRAAVNATDGPVSGRRLHQGFFEHAAANPAAPAVVGEPGWSYGALARAALAVAGALTAAGVRPGDAVAVQLPKGQDQILAVLGVLAAGAAYVPIGFDQPTARRAEILRTADVAVALTVPGADLGPDVTTVAIADARTAQPLAQPVYPDPEAIAYVIFTSGSTGKPKGVDVPHRGAMNTIDAVNEHFGVGPADRVLALSALEFDASVYDIFGMFAAGGAIVAVDAEQRAEATTWVRLLREHRVTILNCVPSMLDMILETGGDRLGDALRAVTLGGDWVGADLARRLAKQVPGCRFAGLGGATETSIHNTICEVRGEPPAHWATVPFGVPLRNVRCRVVSQAGRDCPDWVPGEFWVGGANVAAGYRNDRERTAERFVEYDGLRWYRTGDLARYWPDGTIEFLGRADHQVQLRGYRVELGEVESALRTVPGVRHAVAAAIGPKLVAAVSGAEIGDPTAALAELLPGYMIPARIEHLAQMPLTDNGKLDRRAVLAFLESAGDTAEHVAPRDDLEAALADIARGVLGSGPIGVHDDFFGLGGDSVLATSFVARVREWLETDHALVSDVFATRTVAALAARLTAREAGRGTPDRLPVVARLYLEVAAMSDEEVMASG